One window of Pseudomonas sp. ML2-2023-3 genomic DNA carries:
- a CDS encoding MATE family efflux transporter: MQTPSQQPLWRIYLIFLAPMVLSNFLQSFSGTLNGIYVGQLLGTQALAAVSGMFPIVFFFIALVIGLGAGASVLIGQAWGARETTMVKQITGATLTLGALIGLLAAVLGSLLARPALQALGTPVDVLEEAVGYARVMMLIMPLLLVFILFTQILRGVSDTVSPLLALMVSTAVGLLLTPALILGWTGLPPMGIQSAAYAGLVGNVLAMLFLVLRLRHKNHVMAPDRELWLALRLNREILGKVLRIGLPTGVQMVVLSLSELVILALVNSHGSQATAAYGAVTQIVNYVQFPALSIAITASILGAQAIGAGRIERIGPILRTGLLINLCLTGFLIVLGYVLSHWLLGLFITDVDARVRAEHLLHIMLWSVLVFGFQAVIGGIMRASGVVLVPMGITIFCVLCIELPVAYALNAHFGLEGVWMAFPVTYIAMLGLQAAYYRFVWRHKQIQRLV, encoded by the coding sequence ATGCAAACCCCTTCGCAACAGCCGCTGTGGCGGATCTACCTGATCTTTCTCGCGCCCATGGTGCTGTCCAACTTCCTTCAGAGCTTCTCCGGTACCCTGAACGGGATTTATGTCGGGCAACTGCTGGGTACTCAGGCGCTGGCCGCGGTATCGGGGATGTTTCCCATCGTGTTCTTTTTTATCGCGCTGGTCATTGGTCTGGGGGCGGGGGCTTCGGTGCTGATCGGCCAGGCCTGGGGCGCGCGGGAAACCACGATGGTCAAGCAGATCACCGGGGCCACCTTGACCCTTGGGGCGCTGATCGGGCTGCTTGCTGCGGTGCTGGGCAGCCTGTTGGCGCGCCCCGCCTTGCAAGCGCTGGGCACGCCGGTTGACGTGCTGGAAGAGGCCGTCGGTTATGCCCGGGTGATGATGTTGATCATGCCGTTGCTGCTGGTATTTATTTTGTTCACGCAAATTCTGCGCGGGGTCAGTGATACGGTTTCGCCATTGCTGGCACTGATGGTCTCAACGGCGGTGGGTTTACTGTTGACCCCGGCGCTGATCCTGGGCTGGACCGGTCTGCCACCCATGGGTATTCAAAGTGCTGCCTATGCGGGGCTGGTGGGCAACGTGCTGGCCATGCTGTTTTTGGTGCTGCGCCTGCGCCACAAAAACCATGTGATGGCACCAGATCGCGAGCTCTGGCTTGCACTGCGCCTGAACCGGGAAATTCTGGGTAAGGTGTTGCGCATCGGCCTGCCGACGGGCGTGCAGATGGTGGTGTTGTCACTGTCGGAGCTGGTGATTCTGGCGCTGGTCAACAGTCACGGCTCCCAGGCGACCGCGGCCTACGGGGCCGTGACCCAGATCGTCAACTACGTGCAGTTTCCGGCGTTGTCGATTGCAATCACCGCCTCGATCCTTGGCGCCCAGGCCATTGGCGCCGGGCGCATTGAGCGCATCGGGCCCATCCTGCGCACCGGGCTGCTGATCAACCTGTGCCTGACCGGTTTCCTGATTGTGCTGGGCTATGTGCTTTCCCACTGGTTGCTGGGGCTGTTTATTACTGACGTTGACGCACGGGTCCGGGCTGAGCACCTGCTGCATATCATGCTGTGGAGCGTTCTGGTGTTTGGTTTCCAGGCGGTGATTGGCGGGATCATGCGAGCCAGCGGGGTGGTGTTGGTGCCTATGGGGATCACGATTTTCTGCGTGTTGTGCATCGAGTTGCCGGTGGCTTATGCACTCAATGCGCACTTTGGTCTCGAAGGGGTGTGGATGGCGTTCCCTGTGACCTATATCGCCATGCTGGGGTTGCAAGCCGCGTATTACCGGTTTGTGTGGCGGCATAAGCAGATTCAGCGACTAGTTTGA
- a CDS encoding microcin C ABC transporter permease YejB: MLHYISRRLLLIIPTLLCILVVNFMIVQAAPGGPVEQAIARLQGFSSTAVAGGARDMAGGTGLASRSSRGLDPALVEEITRHYGFDKPMHERLWLMLKNYAQLDFGNSFFRGAKVTDLILQKLPVTISLGLWATLITYLISIPLGIRKAIHHGSAFDVWTSTAIIIGYAMPAFLFAILLIVVFAGGSYMSWFPVQGMVSENFDSLGFFARIGDYLWHMVLPVSALVIGGFATLTILTKNSFLNEISRQYVVTARAKGLTERRVLYGHVMRNAMLLVVAGIPQALIEVFFAGSLLIETIFNLDGIGRMSYEAAVSRDYPVVFGTLFLFTLFGLLIKLIGDLCYTLLDPRIDFSGREV, translated from the coding sequence ATGCTGCATTACATCAGTCGACGCTTACTGCTGATCATCCCCACCCTGCTGTGCATTCTGGTGGTCAACTTTATGATCGTGCAGGCCGCCCCCGGTGGTCCGGTGGAGCAGGCCATTGCCCGCTTGCAGGGCTTTAGCAGCACTGCCGTCGCCGGTGGAGCCCGTGACATGGCAGGCGGCACCGGCCTTGCCAGCCGTAGCAGCCGGGGCCTGGACCCGGCGCTTGTCGAAGAAATCACCCGGCACTACGGCTTCGACAAACCCATGCACGAGCGGTTATGGCTGATGCTCAAGAACTACGCGCAACTGGACTTCGGCAACAGTTTCTTTCGAGGCGCCAAGGTTACAGACCTGATCCTGCAAAAACTGCCGGTGACTATTTCACTGGGGCTGTGGGCGACGCTGATTACTTACCTGATCTCGATCCCGCTGGGCATACGCAAGGCCATCCACCACGGCAGCGCGTTCGATGTGTGGACCAGCACCGCGATCATCATCGGCTACGCCATGCCAGCGTTTCTGTTTGCCATTTTGTTGATTGTGGTATTTGCCGGTGGTAGCTACATGAGCTGGTTTCCGGTGCAAGGGATGGTCTCGGAGAACTTCGACAGCCTGGGCTTTTTTGCCAGAATCGGTGATTACCTGTGGCACATGGTGCTGCCGGTCTCGGCGTTGGTGATCGGCGGTTTTGCCACCCTGACCATTCTTACCAAAAACAGCTTTCTCAATGAAATCAGCCGCCAGTACGTGGTCACGGCACGGGCCAAGGGCCTGACCGAGCGGCGGGTGCTGTACGGTCACGTCATGCGCAACGCCATGCTGCTGGTGGTCGCAGGGATTCCCCAGGCCCTGATCGAAGTGTTCTTTGCCGGCTCACTGTTGATTGAGACCATCTTCAACCTCGACGGCATCGGGCGCATGAGCTACGAAGCGGCCGTTTCGCGGGACTACCCGGTGGTGTTCGGCACGCTGTTTCTGTTTACCCTTTTTGGCCTGCTGATCAAGCTGATCGGCGATCTTTGCTACACGCTCCTCGATCCCCGCATCGACTTCTCGGGGAGGGAAGTTTGA
- a CDS encoding extracellular solute-binding protein, with protein MPLRFLPLLRSMLAPVLACMCLNVSAAPSEAMTVYGEAPKYPASFQHFDFVNPNAPKGGSLSRAAMEIGQFNYITPYVDQGTGVAQVNDWVYSPLAFRSLDEPYTVYGLVAQKMERDPEGLWVRFYLNPKARFADDTPITARDVAYTYNLLMTKGSLGFRMLYGEVKGMEVEGPLQVRFDFKSNQNRTLALDLASMRILPQHWWETRDFSNGGGFEPPLGSGPYSVSQVDPGRSISFERNKNWWARDLPVSKGLYNFDRLTVNFYGDTDVARELLKGGAFDYNREFSATGFSIGYDSPKLTDGRLQKGVFAKQKPGAAQGFAFNLQNPFFQDRRVRQALSLLWDFEWTNKQMMRSFYVRQQSYFPKSEMAATALPDAREREILEPLRGKVPDEVFTQVYQAPKTDGSGYIRDKQLQALALLKEAGWSAKNNTLVNAQGEPLSFTFLDGQGGFDRMILPYKRTLAQIGINMEIRKIDSAQYVNRLNARDYDMIVVGFPRSGDPIVSPGRELYDMYGSRSATQPGASNAFVLRDPAVDTLLDGLVQANTRDEMVHYARALDRVLQWGYYMIPNYYSVGTPTVYQNRFARPALEPKYDEGLNTWWEVSKTAQTNAAMNATGTASEGH; from the coding sequence ATGCCTTTACGATTCCTGCCCCTGCTCCGCTCCATGCTGGCGCCCGTACTGGCCTGCATGTGCCTGAACGTAAGTGCAGCACCCAGCGAGGCCATGACCGTCTATGGCGAAGCGCCCAAATACCCGGCCAGCTTCCAGCACTTCGACTTTGTAAATCCGAACGCCCCCAAAGGCGGCTCCCTGAGCCGGGCGGCCATGGAAATCGGCCAGTTCAACTACATCACGCCCTACGTCGATCAAGGCACCGGGGTCGCTCAAGTAAACGACTGGGTCTACTCGCCACTGGCCTTTCGTTCACTGGATGAGCCCTACACCGTATACGGCCTTGTAGCGCAAAAAATGGAGCGCGACCCCGAAGGACTGTGGGTACGGTTTTACTTGAACCCCAAGGCACGTTTCGCGGACGACACACCAATCACCGCCCGGGACGTCGCCTACACCTACAACCTGCTGATGACCAAGGGCAGCCTGGGCTTTCGCATGCTCTATGGCGAGGTCAAGGGCATGGAGGTCGAAGGCCCGCTGCAAGTGCGCTTCGACTTCAAGAGCAACCAGAACCGAACCTTGGCGCTGGATCTGGCGAGCATGCGCATCCTGCCGCAACACTGGTGGGAAACCCGTGACTTCAGCAACGGTGGCGGTTTTGAGCCCCCTTTGGGCAGCGGCCCGTATTCGGTGTCCCAGGTCGATCCTGGGCGCAGCATCAGCTTTGAGCGCAACAAAAACTGGTGGGCCAGGGACTTGCCGGTCAGCAAGGGGCTATACAACTTTGACCGCCTGACCGTGAATTTTTACGGTGACACGGACGTGGCCCGCGAACTGCTCAAGGGTGGAGCCTTCGATTACAACCGCGAATTCTCGGCCACCGGGTTCAGCATCGGCTACGACAGCCCCAAGCTGACCGATGGCCGCCTGCAAAAAGGGGTATTCGCCAAGCAAAAGCCGGGGGCGGCACAGGGCTTTGCCTTCAACCTGCAAAATCCGTTCTTCCAGGACCGCCGGGTACGCCAGGCGCTCAGCCTGTTATGGGATTTTGAATGGACCAACAAGCAGATGATGCGCAGTTTTTATGTGCGCCAGCAGAGCTACTTCCCGAAAAGCGAAATGGCTGCCACTGCCCTGCCCGACGCCCGCGAACGGGAGATCCTTGAACCCCTGCGCGGCAAGGTTCCAGATGAGGTGTTCACGCAGGTCTACCAGGCGCCGAAAACCGATGGCAGCGGTTACATCCGCGACAAGCAACTGCAAGCCCTGGCGCTGCTCAAGGAGGCGGGCTGGAGCGCGAAAAACAACACCTTGGTCAATGCACAGGGCGAGCCGCTGAGCTTCACATTCCTCGATGGACAGGGCGGATTCGACCGCATGATCCTGCCGTACAAACGGACCCTGGCGCAGATCGGGATTAACATGGAAATCCGCAAGATAGATTCGGCGCAATACGTCAACCGGCTCAATGCCCGTGACTACGACATGATCGTGGTGGGCTTTCCGCGCAGCGGCGACCCCATTGTCTCCCCGGGCCGGGAGCTTTACGACATGTATGGCTCGCGCAGCGCCACCCAGCCCGGTGCCTCCAACGCCTTCGTGCTGCGCGACCCGGCAGTGGACACGCTGCTCGACGGATTGGTACAAGCCAACACCCGTGACGAAATGGTGCATTACGCCCGCGCCCTCGATCGCGTCCTGCAGTGGGGCTATTACATGATTCCCAACTATTACTCGGTGGGCACCCCGACCGTGTACCAGAACCGCTTCGCCCGTCCGGCGCTGGAGCCCAAGTATGACGAGGGGCTGAACACCTGGTGGGAAGTCAGCAAAACCGCACAAACCAACGCCGCCATGAACGCTACGGGCACAGCGTCGGAGGGGCATTGA
- a CDS encoding response regulator transcription factor, whose product MTRILTIEDDAVTAKEIVAELTSHGLEVDWVANGREGLVRAVSGDYDLITLDRMLPELDGLAIVTTLRTIGVSTPILMISALSDVDERVRGLRAGGDDYLTKPFASDEMAARVEVLLRRKSPVDKYETSLRVADLELNLITREASRCEQQLSLLPTEYKLLEFLMRNTGQILSRMMIFEEVWGYHFDPGTNLIDVHIGRLRKKIDPAGQVPLIRTVRGSGYVIAEPL is encoded by the coding sequence ATGACCCGTATTTTGACCATTGAAGACGATGCCGTAACGGCGAAAGAAATCGTGGCTGAATTGACCAGCCACGGCCTTGAGGTCGATTGGGTAGCCAATGGTCGCGAAGGTTTGGTGCGCGCAGTCAGTGGTGACTACGACCTGATCACACTGGACCGCATGCTCCCCGAACTGGATGGCCTGGCGATTGTGACCACCCTGCGCACCATTGGCGTGAGTACACCGATTCTGATGATCAGCGCCCTGTCCGATGTCGACGAGCGTGTACGCGGCCTTCGCGCAGGGGGTGATGACTACCTGACCAAACCTTTTGCCAGCGACGAAATGGCGGCCCGGGTTGAAGTCCTGTTGCGGCGCAAAAGCCCGGTCGACAAATACGAAACGTCATTGCGCGTCGCGGACCTTGAACTCAACCTGATCACCCGTGAGGCCAGTCGCTGCGAACAACAGCTGAGCCTGCTGCCCACCGAGTACAAGTTGCTGGAGTTCCTGATGCGCAACACCGGGCAAATCCTCTCGCGCATGATGATTTTCGAAGAGGTCTGGGGCTATCACTTCGACCCTGGCACCAACCTGATCGACGTGCATATCGGTCGCCTGCGCAAAAAAATCGATCCTGCGGGCCAGGTGCCTCTGATTCGCACTGTCCGAGGCTCGGGTTATGTCATTGCCGAACCCCTCTAA
- a CDS encoding HAMP domain-containing sensor histidine kinase, translating into MSLPNPSKGWRSSSSRLLALYSFLFVAWSCILMGVLYYEVSDYLGNLAKHSLMQRQHLFARFEGEQLDEALATSMTFDMRAVDAYGLFDAQHKPLSGPIRSLPAGLPLDGQIHALSTCIDSDNPDLPQDSCDAIATQTNDGRWLVLVRDNGSLFAVTRIILHALLWGLSLTIIPGIAGWHLLRRRPLQRIRAIQASAEAIIAGDLTCRLPLSNRRDELDMLAAIVNAMLDRIELLMHEVKGVCDNIAHDLRTPLTRLRAQLYRMRQHAVEGSAEALQLDEVIGETDTLMARFRGLLRISELEDHQRRSGFLQLDPLPLLQELYDFYLPLAEEGQVTLILDTEPTLPSLTGDRALLFEALANLLSNSIKFTPPGGEVTLRATNDNGSPRIEVLDTGPGIPEAEREAVFKRFYRCDDTHGGFGLGLSIVAAIVNLHGFSLDVSNRESGGAWLTLHCRQRLINPG; encoded by the coding sequence ATGTCATTGCCGAACCCCTCTAAGGGCTGGCGTTCTTCCAGCAGCCGACTGCTGGCGCTGTACAGTTTTCTGTTCGTAGCCTGGAGCTGCATCCTGATGGGGGTGCTTTATTACGAGGTGTCAGATTACCTGGGCAATCTGGCCAAGCACTCGCTCATGCAACGCCAGCATTTGTTTGCCCGCTTTGAAGGCGAACAACTGGACGAAGCGCTTGCCACCAGCATGACCTTCGACATGCGCGCAGTGGATGCCTATGGCCTGTTCGATGCCCAACACAAGCCCCTGAGTGGCCCCATTCGATCACTCCCTGCGGGTTTGCCGCTGGATGGCCAGATCCATGCCCTGAGCACCTGCATCGACTCTGACAACCCCGACCTGCCCCAGGACAGTTGCGATGCCATCGCCACACAGACCAACGACGGCCGCTGGCTGGTATTGGTACGCGACAACGGTTCGCTGTTTGCCGTCACCCGGATCATTTTGCACGCGCTGCTCTGGGGCTTGTCACTGACCATCATCCCGGGCATTGCCGGTTGGCACTTGCTGCGCCGACGCCCCTTGCAACGCATTCGGGCGATTCAGGCCAGTGCCGAAGCGATTATCGCGGGGGATTTAACCTGCCGCCTGCCGTTGTCCAATCGACGTGACGAGCTGGACATGCTGGCCGCCATCGTCAACGCCATGCTCGATCGCATCGAACTGTTGATGCACGAGGTCAAAGGGGTGTGCGACAACATTGCCCACGACCTGCGTACCCCCCTCACCCGCTTGCGGGCCCAGCTGTACCGGATGCGCCAGCATGCTGTCGAGGGCTCCGCCGAGGCGCTGCAACTGGACGAAGTGATCGGCGAAACCGACACCTTGATGGCACGTTTTCGCGGATTGCTGCGCATTTCCGAGCTGGAAGACCATCAACGACGCTCGGGCTTCCTGCAGCTCGATCCGCTGCCCTTGCTGCAGGAGCTGTACGATTTTTACCTGCCTCTGGCTGAAGAAGGCCAGGTCACCCTGATTCTCGACACGGAGCCGACATTGCCCAGCCTGACGGGCGATCGCGCATTGCTGTTTGAGGCACTGGCCAATCTGCTGAGCAATTCGATCAAATTCACCCCCCCCGGCGGCGAAGTGACCCTGCGAGCCACAAACGATAACGGGAGCCCGCGCATTGAAGTGCTAGACACAGGCCCCGGGATCCCCGAGGCCGAGCGGGAGGCAGTGTTCAAGCGTTTTTACCGCTGCGATGACACGCACGGCGGTTTTGGCCTGGGCCTGTCCATCGTAGCCGCCATCGTCAACCTGCACGGCTTTAGCCTGGACGTCAGCAACCGCGAAAGCGGCGGCGCCTGGTTGACCCTGCACTGTCGACAAAGGCTGATTAACCCCGGGTAA
- a CDS encoding YCF48-related protein, protein MRSMIGYLVCLIVAATIAFTFSPRPASTVASAQLRPDRLQINGMLYLDKRVVAVGERGNILLSDDQGQSWKAAAVKPQRDLTLTALVALEDKSLLAVGHDGWILRSEDEGANWSEVRFDGDIAEPLLGVWSAGGNRVLAFGSFGKFYQSDDDGRTWQAQPLEVDSAHLNGMDGGADGRRMVVGEQGLVLRSDDAGLSWKKLEPFYNGSLFGVVRLTPDRWVTYGMRGHVFVSQNFGQTWEPVKVGNQLPLYGHALLPNGGGLLIVGAGSSVVRLDGNGRLVSATRLPGLGTLTSAVLIGAQRLLVGGERGVFQGANDGVAALGGAQ, encoded by the coding sequence ATGCGCTCAATGATCGGCTATCTGGTTTGCCTGATTGTCGCTGCAACCATCGCGTTTACCTTCTCCCCCCGCCCTGCATCGACCGTCGCTTCTGCTCAGTTGCGGCCTGACCGCCTGCAAATCAACGGCATGCTGTACCTCGACAAGCGTGTGGTAGCGGTGGGTGAGCGCGGCAATATTTTGCTCAGCGATGATCAGGGGCAGTCCTGGAAGGCCGCCGCGGTCAAGCCACAACGTGATCTGACCCTCACCGCCCTGGTAGCCCTTGAAGACAAGAGCCTGCTGGCGGTGGGTCATGATGGCTGGATCCTGCGCTCCGAAGATGAAGGCGCAAACTGGTCCGAGGTCCGCTTTGATGGCGACATCGCCGAGCCTTTGCTGGGTGTCTGGAGTGCTGGCGGTAATCGCGTGCTGGCGTTCGGCAGCTTTGGCAAGTTTTACCAGTCCGATGATGACGGTCGCACCTGGCAAGCCCAGCCGCTGGAGGTGGACAGTGCTCACCTCAATGGCATGGACGGCGGTGCCGATGGTCGGCGGATGGTGGTGGGTGAGCAGGGGCTGGTGTTGCGCAGTGACGACGCGGGCCTCAGCTGGAAGAAACTGGAACCGTTCTACAACGGCTCATTGTTCGGTGTGGTGCGCCTGACCCCCGACCGTTGGGTCACTTACGGCATGCGCGGGCATGTGTTCGTCAGCCAGAACTTTGGCCAGACCTGGGAACCTGTGAAGGTGGGCAATCAGTTGCCGCTCTACGGGCATGCACTCTTGCCCAATGGCGGCGGTCTGCTGATTGTGGGTGCGGGCAGTTCTGTGGTTCGCCTGGACGGCAATGGTCGTCTGGTCAGTGCCACACGCCTGCCAGGGCTGGGTACGTTGACTTCAGCTGTATTGATCGGCGCCCAGCGCTTGCTGGTGG